A stretch of Synergistaceae bacterium DNA encodes these proteins:
- a CDS encoding tripartite tricarboxylate transporter permease has protein sequence MMDQLLHGFATAMSLQNLLWCAVGCVVGTAIGVLPGLGPVGGMAILFPFCTSLEPLPALIMMAAVFYGSQYGGSTTAILINVPGEASSAITAVDGYALTKMGRPESALAIAAISSFIAGTLSLLPLTFVAPRVAMIGLKTFGPAENFSLVLFAFTALLSISGRKLCKGIVSICLGLMLISIGVDPVAGSFRFTFHNAYLMRGFDFVSVCVGLFAFSEVMLTLETKLGQVITSIKGWMCTLQDLKDCAGAFWRSTVIGFFTGIIPGMNVSVAALLAYDIEKRVSKHPETFGSGAIEGVAAAEGANNSATSGAMVPLMALGLPPTASMAILFGAFTIFGLTPGPTLFTQKPDVAFAIIASMYLGNVMLLIMNLPLVSIWARMATIPYAVMAPVIVIFSLVGAFTIRYAWFDVFVAIAFGFIGYFMKKFDYPHLPVIIAMVLGNKMEAAFGQALSLGGPRIFFVRPVSLGLLILSITTLIWFSVRKYASLREVEDDT, from the coding sequence ATGATGGATCAGCTGCTTCATGGATTTGCCACGGCTATGTCGCTGCAAAATCTTCTGTGGTGCGCAGTGGGCTGTGTAGTCGGCACCGCTATAGGTGTGCTTCCCGGATTGGGGCCGGTGGGAGGGATGGCCATTCTGTTCCCCTTCTGCACGTCGCTGGAGCCCCTGCCGGCGCTCATTATGATGGCGGCGGTTTTCTACGGCTCTCAGTACGGCGGATCGACCACCGCCATACTGATTAATGTGCCCGGCGAGGCGTCTTCTGCCATCACAGCCGTGGATGGATACGCGCTGACCAAAATGGGACGGCCCGAGTCGGCCCTGGCTATCGCGGCTATATCCTCTTTCATCGCCGGAACTTTGTCTCTGCTGCCTCTCACTTTTGTCGCCCCCAGGGTAGCGATGATAGGGCTGAAGACTTTTGGCCCGGCCGAGAACTTCTCTCTGGTTCTCTTCGCCTTCACCGCGCTCCTGAGCATAAGCGGGCGCAAGCTCTGCAAGGGCATAGTGTCAATCTGCCTTGGACTCATGCTGATATCGATAGGCGTTGACCCGGTGGCCGGTTCGTTCCGTTTCACTTTCCACAACGCCTACCTCATGAGAGGATTTGATTTCGTGTCTGTCTGCGTTGGGCTGTTCGCGTTCAGCGAGGTGATGCTCACCCTTGAGACAAAACTTGGGCAGGTGATAACCTCCATAAAGGGCTGGATGTGTACTTTACAGGATTTAAAAGACTGTGCCGGGGCTTTCTGGCGCTCGACGGTCATCGGGTTTTTCACAGGCATAATCCCTGGGATGAACGTATCTGTGGCGGCTCTTTTGGCGTACGACATCGAAAAGCGCGTCTCAAAACACCCGGAGACGTTTGGCAGTGGCGCTATAGAGGGTGTAGCCGCCGCCGAGGGAGCGAACAACTCCGCCACGTCAGGAGCGATGGTGCCGCTGATGGCTCTCGGCCTTCCTCCTACGGCGTCAATGGCTATTCTGTTCGGGGCGTTCACCATTTTCGGACTCACTCCCGGTCCAACCCTTTTCACACAAAAACCGGACGTAGCCTTCGCCATAATAGCCAGTATGTATCTCGGAAACGTCATGCTTCTCATAATGAATCTGCCGCTGGTTTCCATATGGGCTCGCATGGCGACCATCCCATACGCTGTCATGGCGCCTGTTATCGTCATTTTCTCCCTGGTGGGCGCTTTTACGATTCGTTATGCGTGGTTTGACGTGTTCGTGGCGATAGCTTTCGGGTTTATCGGGTATTTCATGAAAAAGTTCGACTACCCCCATCTTCCCGTGATCATAGCGATGGTTTTGGGGAACAAAATGGAGGCAGCTTTTGGACAGGCTTTGTCACTCGGCGGCCCACGCATATTTTTTGTGCGTCCGGTCAGTCTCGGACTGCTGATTTTGTCGATAACCACGCTGATCTGGTTTTCAGTCCGCAAGTACGCCTCTTTACGGGAAGTGGAGGACGACACATAA
- a CDS encoding tripartite tricarboxylate transporter TctB family protein: MKRKGEMIFAAACLGVSSFFLYLGVDKVIHRKYAAQGWFPMFGGLFFVIASAMCLIQAHRTDKNEALFVGWREVSLITVSALVFVFMLRYLGLTTASFIFSLGLMLALNYPFKRSLAASAGISLFLYILFGRLVVIVF; the protein is encoded by the coding sequence TTGAAAAGAAAGGGAGAAATGATTTTTGCGGCCGCGTGTCTGGGGGTCAGCTCTTTTTTTCTGTATCTCGGCGTGGATAAGGTAATTCACCGCAAATATGCCGCCCAGGGGTGGTTTCCGATGTTTGGCGGGCTCTTTTTTGTGATCGCGTCCGCCATGTGCCTGATTCAGGCCCATCGGACGGACAAAAACGAAGCGCTCTTTGTGGGCTGGAGAGAAGTCTCACTGATAACGGTCAGCGCGCTCGTCTTCGTGTTTATGCTCAGGTACCTGGGATTGACGACAGCGTCTTTCATCTTTTCGCTCGGCCTCATGTTGGCGCTCAACTATCCTTTTAAGCGTTCTCTGGCGGCTTCAGCCGGTATTTCTCTGTTTCTCTACATTCTGTTTGGCCGGCTTGTTGTCATAGTCTTTTGA
- a CDS encoding FAD-dependent oxidoreductase yields MKINDRYDVIVVGGGGAGLCAALAAREKGASVLLLSKSPPGKNNCTAFAAGGFRFAGPGVPWQVHYDETFNTGRQINDTAMLEAFSRYGALAVLNLQRFGMRMSVHSHGARVGQYAPNPTIGGYGMTVPLLKRAVEMGTDWLANYGVDRVHTQGDRVIGISAVDFESGTAYYFSCSSLVIATGGAGRVYGRTNNPLPTTGDGYHLLYNLGLEFRDMEFVQFYPMGLAEQNLPCWFIGLTSIDCAPLTDSGGREFLKELLPEWGLKNGKDANDFARDRSAIAIAKKWAEGEEVFLHMEQLSPEQWEMPLFKDALRRSTPKHDMTCKPVHIKPLVHYISGGVVIDENARTQVDGLFACGEVTGGVDGANRIGGNALTNISLFGLRAGENAALYALSNPVGAMSASPETVAEADADGLYSPVELRTRLQSLMDSHVGPLRSGPKLVAALAGIEELQEKAKRTKISSTKDFKANYELRGMLTTAWLISDAALAREESRGVHYREDFPDENPQWQKTLLQRKKHI; encoded by the coding sequence GTGAAAATCAACGACCGCTATGACGTGATAGTTGTCGGAGGGGGCGGGGCCGGGCTCTGCGCCGCTCTGGCGGCGCGGGAAAAAGGCGCTTCAGTTCTGCTGCTCAGCAAATCCCCTCCGGGGAAAAACAACTGCACGGCTTTTGCGGCCGGAGGTTTTCGATTTGCCGGGCCGGGAGTCCCCTGGCAGGTTCATTATGACGAAACATTCAATACCGGAAGACAGATAAATGACACGGCGATGCTGGAAGCGTTCAGTCGGTACGGAGCATTGGCCGTTCTGAATTTACAGCGGTTTGGAATGCGCATGTCGGTCCATTCGCATGGAGCGCGTGTTGGACAATATGCCCCCAACCCCACCATCGGCGGGTACGGGATGACCGTTCCGCTTTTGAAGAGAGCCGTGGAGATGGGAACAGACTGGCTGGCCAACTACGGTGTCGACCGCGTCCATACGCAGGGTGACCGGGTTATCGGAATATCGGCCGTAGACTTTGAGTCCGGCACGGCGTATTATTTTTCCTGTTCTTCGCTGGTGATCGCCACCGGAGGCGCGGGCCGGGTCTATGGGCGTACAAACAACCCGCTGCCAACCACCGGCGACGGTTATCACCTTTTGTATAACCTGGGGCTGGAATTTCGGGATATGGAATTTGTGCAGTTTTACCCCATGGGCCTTGCGGAACAGAACCTGCCATGCTGGTTCATCGGCCTGACAAGTATTGACTGTGCTCCGTTGACGGATAGCGGAGGCCGCGAATTTCTGAAGGAGCTTTTACCCGAGTGGGGCCTCAAAAACGGTAAAGACGCAAACGACTTTGCGCGTGATCGTTCGGCAATCGCCATAGCAAAAAAATGGGCTGAAGGCGAAGAAGTTTTTCTGCACATGGAGCAGTTATCCCCGGAACAATGGGAAATGCCCCTGTTTAAAGATGCGCTCAGAAGATCGACCCCCAAACACGACATGACTTGCAAACCCGTGCATATCAAACCGCTTGTGCACTACATATCCGGTGGCGTCGTCATCGACGAAAACGCCCGTACTCAGGTTGACGGTCTGTTTGCCTGCGGAGAGGTTACCGGCGGTGTCGACGGAGCGAACCGCATAGGAGGAAACGCTCTGACGAATATTTCTCTTTTTGGCCTGCGCGCGGGAGAAAATGCAGCTTTGTACGCGCTTTCCAATCCCGTCGGGGCGATGTCCGCGTCCCCGGAGACAGTCGCAGAGGCGGACGCCGATGGCCTGTACTCACCCGTTGAACTGCGGACCAGGCTGCAATCGCTGATGGACTCCCACGTGGGGCCCCTCCGCAGCGGTCCCAAACTTGTCGCAGCACTGGCCGGAATAGAAGAACTGCAGGAAAAGGCAAAACGCACAAAAATAAGTTCAACAAAGGATTTTAAGGCAAACTATGAACTGCGAGGTATGCTCACCACCGCATGGCTGATCAGCGATGCGGCCCTGGCTCGTGAAGAAAGCCGGGGCGTTCATTATCGCGAAGACTTTCCGGACGAAAATCCACAATGGCAAAAAACTCTTCTGCAGCGAAAGAAGCATATATAA